In the genome of Lathyrus oleraceus cultivar Zhongwan6 chromosome 4, CAAS_Psat_ZW6_1.0, whole genome shotgun sequence, the window CACATGTTGATAAAGCAACAACTGATTACTTCTTGGACAAGTACCTATAAGTACCCATaagtacttcttctgtcaacttTGTCTCCATACCAATCAGAATCTGAGTAACTCAGTAGTTCTTAGTCAATTTCACCACCAGAAGGGAAtaaaactccatacttcagagttcctTTTATATACCTCAGAATTCTGACATCAGcttggtaatgagaccacttcggtttactcataaacctactcaccattccaactgcatagAAAATATCAAGTTTGGTATTACATAAATACCTCAGAGACCCTACCAACTACTTGAACACTGTcacatctacatcatcaccatcaaAATCAAAATCCAATTTCTGATTTGTTTCAGCAAGTGTGACAACAACTTTACAATTCAGCAGCTCAAATCTCTttagaagctcaagttcatatttcAGCTGATGTAAAATTATGCCTTTCTCAAAGTACATAATCTACAATCCTAGAAAATAAACCATATTTCCTATATCAGTCATCTCAAAATTATTCACTAGCTCcttcttgaacttggctatctcaTGTTCACTACTTCatgttagcaatatgtcatcaacatacagacacaccagaatcagactgccttcagaagtatgctgaacatagacatcatactccatctcacatttctgaaatcCATGCTTCTTGcaaaatgaatcaattttcagattctaagctctaggggcttgcttcaatccatacaaggctttgcgtaatctgtacaccatcccttcctgattctttttctcAAGTCCATGAGGTTTTGACACATAAACCTCTTCTTCCAATGGACGGTTTAAAAATGCAGATTTCATgtctaaatgcatcagaggccaattcctaTTAGCAGCTATCGCAATCATCAGcctgattgtttcatgtcttgctacaggcACAAACACTTTAAATTAATCTAACCCATGTTTATGCAGAAAACCTCTCACAACTAACCTTACTTTGTGTTTGCCAATTGATCCATCTGGCTGTAGCTTCACCTTATAAACCCATCTCACGCTTGGCGGCTTTCTTGTTCTTTGAAAGTTttgtcagcttccaagtcttaTTTCTATCTATGtcatcaagttcttctttcacGGCCTTCGGCCATACTTTCTGCTTGAGGGCTTCTTTCatacttatgggttcagagtctactaacatggcacactgaataatTTTCCCTTCAGAATCTACTTCAGtatcttgcagcatgtcaaactCTACAAACCTTCTCAgaatgtttctgattctttgtggcctctAAACTTGTTTAGAACCTTCTGATTCTGGAACATTATCAGATGCTGGAACTCCAAAAGTACCAACTTCAGAAGCATGACCACCTTCAAAATCTAGAATATTCTCATAATCTAGACTACCACCACAATCTAAATCACTATTAGAATCTAGACTAGAATCAGATTCTTCCTTAGAATCAATCTCGCCTTCTGATTCTGACTCACTCGAAGAATCATTTCCAGGCTCTGACTCATCTTCAAAATCAGAATCAATATTTTCAGAAGTTTTTCCTTCAAAAGTTACACCTCTAGAGCTCCATTTTCAGAGATTGGATTACCTCCAGATTCTGGATCATCATTATAATCTGGATCagaatcagattcaccttcagagtcagactctCCTTTAGAGTCTTCTTCATCTTCAGAGTCACCTTCAGACTTATTTTCTAATTCCGACTCACCTTTAGAGGCAGAATCCTCTTTATAGGCAACTTCTCCTTTAGCTTCAGAGTCACCTTCTGACTCAATTTCAGCTTCAGAACCCTCAAATTCTGACTCTTCTTCAGAACCTTCAGATTTTGACTCATCTTTAGAACCTTCAGATTTTGACTCATCTTCAGAACCTTCATATTCTGACTCATCTTCTGATTCTGACTTATATTCAAAGTCTCCTTCAGAATCAGAAAATGTCAATCTCACAAGTTCATCATCATCAGATTCATAAGCCATCAATAGCATAGGTTCATCATCCGAATCTCCTCTGGCTATGTTTGCTTCTTCTGacttcctttccttgtttgaccaacagtccTTATCAAAGTGGTCAAATATAttacaacagtaacattgaaCCATTCTCTTGTAAAGCTTCTCCCTTCCCTTCTGATGTTTATTCTCATCAGAATTAGAGGCTTCTGACTCTTGAGACATACCATGTACTTTTTTGGCTTCTGACGAATACTGCTTTTGGTCTTTCTTGACAAAATAAGCTTTTAGAGCCTGCTATGTGTCTCTCTCAGAGGTTCTTTCAGTCAGATGTAATCTCTTGCACCTCTAGACTGTTTTTTAACTCTTCTATTCTCATGGTGCTCATATCCTTAAAATGTTTAATTGCTACAACGATataatcaaactgaggagtaagatATCTAAGTACCTTTTCAATGATACTTTCTTCAGAGAGAGTTTCTTTGCAtgacttcatctcatttgtgatcagaatcactctagagatgtagTATGGTAtcttctcattgttcttcataatgaaattctcatactgcttacgtagagactgaagcttcaccttcttcattgatGCATCACCGTCGTAGCACCACACTAGTGTGTCCCACAAAGCTTTCTCCGTTGTCGAATCAACGATTTTCTTAAACACGTTAACACCCACACACTGATAGATGTAGAACGACgccttctgatccttcttcctcagatcACGCTGAGCATTTCTCTGCGCATCTGTTGCATTTTCTGGAAGTGCAACCTGAACGTAACCTTCGTTGATGAGATAAAAAACATCTTGAGCTTTAAGCAACACACATATCTGAATCATCCAACGACTCTAGTTCTTTCCATCGAACATTGGAAGCTTGGTACTCAGATTATCATTTCCGTTTATTTTCAACCTTGTGCAATACACTCAGATCACACCTAAACACAATGTTTCCTAATCCCGCAGAATCAAGATATCTGATTCTGTTACGATTCTGAGCATAAATTCAACACAAATTCTCCGATAAAAGTCAATCATATAACGCCTCACCGTTTCACAAGTGTTCCCATGGTGTTCCCCTATGGatctgaaccggagctctagataccaattgttggtgcatAAGGTAATAAAGATAAACAATGAAGAAGAGAGGgaagagagaataataacaaacttccactactctAAACGGTTACACAGAAAATGCACACACTATAAAAGGAATAAAAATACAATTTGTTCATAccactcacttgcttaaatacaagtgGAACTTAATGAGAAATACTAAAATACCATCTAACAAACTTTATCTACAAATTTCTGCAAAATATGAATTAATTCTAACAATGTATAGAATATTTAGTTTCATTAAATTTGTTTCGAAAGAAGAAGAGTCAATTGTacttaaaaaatatatataatatgTTAGCATTTAATTTTATTAAGAGCTACTTTTTAGAAATGGTGcttttattttttgtttaatgATTTAATATAAAAAACAGACTAATAGATTTCTTTTTATGTTTTGATTTCTCAATTATACACTTATATGAATAAATTTAATATGatttattttagatttatttATGATATTCAAATAAcaattataatttattttattaatatataaaaacATAGTAAATAAATATTAGGTTTGATGTAATATATTATATAAACTAATAAAAACCATTAAAAATTTTATTGTAAAAAATTCTATTGTTAAATAAACTGATATAAAAACCATTAAACTATAAATAAATTTTACGTTGTGACGAGGTTCCGTTTCCGATGCGGTGAATGAAGCTAACATGCAAGGTTTGCACTCAAACACTCATGTTATTTATAGGAAAACTCAAAGTGAAGTGAAATCTTAGAGAAATGAGTATTATACCTGTTTTGGCATCAGAGAGTGGGTATTTATAAGTTGGAAAGAATTGGGCCTAACTGATATTTTATCTTTGGGCCTTGATTCGACCCAAAATAGTTGCCCCATGCTTTCTATGTTAAGAAGTGTATGAAGTCTTCGAACCAAATCGGAAAAAATTACACTTTTGGCTCTCGAGTTGGGTAATGAAAAGTTATGGGATATTTTTAATATAAATGTTTGTCTAATCATTAAGATGTTTCACCTGACCATCTCGCATGAGACTCTGTAACGTATATCTAGGGAGTGACTTGTATGGTTAGACCACTCAAATTTTCAACACCGGAATGTCCACAATGTGTAAAATGGACTAACGAACATATCCATTCAAAATTTGAAACAATCAGACTCCTAGAGGTCCATCATCACCTTCCTATATCACAACTAACAAGTTTCACACTAGAAATAGTCCATCTCAACTGACTTTATTCATCCCTAGACGAACACCGACTCAAATTTTCACTCGAACCGTCAACCACGTGTAAAACATACTAAGAAACATATAAATTCAACATTTTAAACAAACAGAAACCTGAAGATGAACCATCACCTTCCCAAATCATAATTCACAAGTGTCATACTAAAATTTAAACAAACAGACTCTTGGAGATGAACCATCATCTTCTACTATAAAAAATGTTTGTGTTATCTTTGGGAGTTATTTTCTTGGATAAAATTAAATCATATTTTTGAAACCCCATGTGtgattaaaataattttttaagtTCCCTACATTACTTTTAACACACACAATACAAAATGGCTGTCATGGTTGAAAACTTCTCTATAATATCTCTACTGATGAGTCAACAACGTGTAaaacagactaagaaacataaAATTTCAAATATATAAACAATCAGACTCTTTGAGGTCCACCATCACCTTTCCAGATCACAATACACAAGTGTCATGCTAGAATGATCATTCTCAACTAACTCTTTCTAACCCTGGATGAACATCCACTTGAATTTTCAACATCGTACCGTCCATAACGTGTAAAATGGACTAAGAAACATAGAAAGTCAAACATTTAAACAATCATACTCCCAAAGGTCCACCATCACTTTCCCAAATCACAATTCACAAGTGTCACACTAAAAAGAGTCCTTCTCAATTGACTATTTTGAATGCTTGTTATAATCTGGACAACTTACCACTAGAAAAACAATATTTAGCGTTGGCCATTTTCAACACTAAACTCCAAAAACTCGGTGCTACAACCTATTTAGCGTCGGTGTCGGGTCAATCTAAGTCATTCGAAGTTAACATGTTAGCGACTGTCATTTACGGTCGTGTCTATAATAGTGTTAGTTTGACTGAGGCTAGCTTACAGCCAATGCTAAAAAAAACAAATGTAAAAAAAACTCAACCATACAACTAGCTTTGGCCTGGTCGCGTCTAAAGTCAACTTTAAAAAGTCAAACCTTTGTCAGCTTCGGCTCCATCGAGGCTAAAGTCAACTTTAAAAAGTCAAAAAATCTTCCTTAATTTCAGTCTGACTGAGGCTAAAGTCAACTTTAAAAAAGTCAAGAAATGTATTAGTTTCTCTCTGGACGAGGCTAAAGGAAATTTTTAGAAAGTCAAAATAACCTTGTAGTGTCGGTGTAGCCAACGCTAAAGTCAAATTAAAAAAGTCAACGAAAATTGTTAGCTTCGACTTAGCCGACACTAAAGTCAAGTATAAATAGTCAACATATTTGAAATAGTCAGATGTTGCATCCTTGGATTATACATTTTGTTACAACTAACAGTACTAGAAACTAAATTCAACTTTCGTAAGTCAACAATACATTACATGTATTTGTCTAGGAAAAACCTATAGTTAGAACCAAATAGAAATTCACCAAAATCACAAACTCTTTTAATATAACTTTGATTTCAAGACAAGAAAATATGTTGTCATATTCTCCCTCACATGGAGCATAATTAAAATTATAATCTATACCAAAAAATTACCAACACGTTGAGAAAACACTTATGAGTAAATTAATATGCAATGCTACAAACTAATTAGAAACAAATCATTATATAACTTGAGTAGCTTATAATGAGAAACCTAAAACAATGACACATGGTATTTTGTTGTGTTTGGAACCTTTTCTATAAACATCATTTGTGATACAAATCATTCAAAATATTTCACCAACCATGAATCCTATCTAAATAATTTCCAAACCTTACAATCTAGTTTGGAATCATCATCTCCCATAAATACTCATACCTCATATACCACTCATAAAACCCCTAAACTTATCCTTTAACCATTTCATGACTCTAACCCATTAGAATGATTTTTCCTAGTAGGCTAGTACTTCAACCATTATTCTGTCAAACCCCTAATCGCCTCTCTCGCATCTCAAGTTCTATAACTAGTGATGCATTCGGTTGGTTCCAATAAGATTCTATTGACGATTCAGAAAATTAGTATAAGATTCACGATTTGAATCTATAAACAAACGCAGAATAATAGTGTTCCCTATAGCCCCCAGCATGTTCATTACTAGTAACAATTCCACATCTTTATAAAGCTTAAAATCCACACATAACAAACATTTCCTCATAAATCATAATTAATTAATACATATGAGCTCTGTACTTCTGATTTGAATTTGAACAGGTTGGACTCTTGAATCATTTCAATCAtgaaaaaataaacaaaataacTTAGAAAATTTGTGACATATTCAACATTAAAATCATGTATTTAATTTGTGTCAATCTCTAATGATACATTTAATATGTTTGGATCGCTACTTTAATTGTTAATACCAATTCAAAAAAATAATGGAGTATGTTGAATTATGTTTACACTTTCAATGATCAGTTTGCTTAGTCATGTGTTAGAATAGGACAACGACAGCCAAAACCCAGAACTTAAGTTCACGTTTGAAATGACAAAATACAAAACATGAAACTATCATAATGCCATTATACAATCAGATGCAAAACATATCAATCAGATGCAAAACTCTATTCATTCTAGAAACAGGTTTAGATAAATTGTGTAAATATTGTTGTGTACTCGATGAATCACATTGACCTCTAAACCAATTTGTGTTCTATCTTTCTTAAAAGTATAACTCAGATGCAAAACTATTAGTCAGAAGAAACTTAATGACTCTATTCATTCCAGGAACATAATTAGATAGATTGTGTAAAGTATTAATGTGCATTGAATAAGATTCATCGCAGTAATGACTTCTAAACAAAATTGTGTTCTAGCTTTCTTAAAAGTAAGTGATCAATGTATGAAGGGATATCTGTGCGTTCCTGCATTAAGAGTTTAACACATAAGATGCATCAGAAGATAAAGATATGTTCATGATCTAGTAATGATATAATCTCTCTTTCAATGCACGCTCAATGGACATGTTATAAAAATATCAATAATGTTCATTCTATTATCATGATAGCATTAAAATTAAGTTACATAAGGGAAACAAGATTGGTACAATTGAAGAAAGAACGAGGGAGGAGACAAAGTCGTGAAAATATGAAACAATACTAGTTTTACTTATTTATATCCCAAGAGGAACACCTTACCAAATTGGTATCAAGAAGTTCTCTAACAACTTCATCAACATTTTATGCAGTGACTTTCACCTAAAAGGAGAATATTTGAAGGCATGTGAATAATGtcattgtcatacggtgaactgacttggggtattttgctttttatcgcaatgtcgcggatagcaagagtcgccaccgactt includes:
- the LOC127136041 gene encoding uncharacterized protein LOC127136041; protein product: MSQESEASNSDENKHQKGREKLYKRMVQCYCCNIFDHFDKDCWSNKERKSEEANIARGDSDDEPMLLMAYESDDDELVRLTFSDSEGDFEYKSESEDESEYEGSEDESKSEGSKDESKSEGSEEESEFEGSEAEIESEGDSEAKGEVAYKEDSASKGESELENKSEGDSEDEEDSKGESDSEGESDSDPDYNDDPESGDESEPGNDSSSESESEGEIDSKEESDSSLDSNSDLDCGGSLDYENILDFEGGHASEVGTFGVPASDNVPESEGSKQV